One window of the Janthinobacterium sp. PAMC25594 genome contains the following:
- a CDS encoding transposase: MKKKQLPSKGEIIPTSPESAPKLRATFTDEFKRDVVARLRAGNQSATNLAVEQGLRRNQLYKWAK, from the coding sequence ATGAAGAAGAAACAATTGCCTTCGAAGGGGGAGATCATTCCCACTTCACCGGAATCAGCACCCAAGTTGCGCGCCACATTCACAGATGAGTTCAAGCGCGATGTGGTAGCGCGGCTGCGCGCGGGCAATCAAAGCGCCACTAATTTGGCGGTAGAGCAAGGGCTACGTCGCAACCAGCTCTACAAGTGGGCGAAGTAG